The Metamycoplasma phocicerebrale genome includes a region encoding these proteins:
- a CDS encoding SPFH domain-containing protein, with the protein MSTGQILGIVFGILGTLSAIIILLLLVGLRVVKNRDFFIIERLGKYYKTWTSGLHWKLLIFDKIVEKNTFKEKVLDFPKQDVITKDNVVMEIDTVVYLEIFDPKLFTYGAEQPMYAVRNLTATTLRNIIGNMELDETLTSRDIINEKLRDVLDEATDKWGMKVLRVELQNILPPKDIRNAMEKQMRAEREKRERILEAEGIKQSEITKAEGFKIATILKAEAKKQEIILEAEAKNKYMQLLNSSVPNDKTILLQSLETLKKIANGSNNTLILPSEITKVTSLASIFNEALKSNARTTKTTKEKGDSK; encoded by the coding sequence ATGAGCACAGGACAAATTTTAGGAATTGTATTTGGTATATTAGGCACTTTATCAGCCATAATAATTCTTTTATTATTAGTAGGTCTTAGAGTAGTTAAAAATAGGGATTTTTTTATTATTGAAAGATTAGGTAAATATTATAAAACATGAACAAGTGGATTACATTGAAAACTATTAATCTTTGATAAGATAGTTGAAAAAAACACTTTTAAAGAAAAAGTTTTAGATTTCCCAAAACAGGATGTTATTACTAAAGATAACGTTGTTATGGAAATTGATACAGTTGTTTATTTGGAAATTTTTGATCCAAAACTATTTACATATGGAGCAGAACAACCTATGTATGCAGTTAGAAACTTGACTGCAACAACACTAAGAAATATTATAGGTAATATGGAATTAGATGAAACACTAACTTCAAGAGACATTATTAACGAAAAACTTAGAGATGTCCTTGATGAAGCCACTGATAAATGAGGAATGAAAGTTCTTCGCGTTGAATTACAAAATATTTTGCCTCCAAAAGACATAAGAAATGCTATGGAAAAGCAAATGAGGGCAGAACGGGAAAAAAGAGAAAGAATTTTAGAAGCAGAGGGAATTAAACAAAGCGAAATAACAAAAGCTGAAGGTTTCAAAATTGCAACAATATTAAAAGCTGAAGCTAAAAAGCAAGAAATAATTCTTGAAGCAGAAGCAAAAAACAAATATATGCAATTATTAAATAGTTCAGTTCCAAATGATAAAACTATTTTGCTTCAATCATTAGAAACATTAAAAAAAATAGCAAATGGTTCTAATAATACCTTAATTCTTCCATCAGAAATAACAAAAGTAACATCATTAGCTTCAATTTTTAATGAAGCACTTAAATCAAATGCTAGAACAACAAAGACTACTAAAGAAAAAGGCGACAGTAAATAG